In bacterium, the following are encoded in one genomic region:
- a CDS encoding 50S ribosomal protein L25, whose amino-acid sequence MELKAEKREIFGKAVSTLREKGFIPAELYGRGIGNMHLAIPAKDFKKVYKAAGENTIVTVVIGEEKRPALIYDVVGDAISSEPVHVDLYQVRMDEKIQTKVPLVFVGEALGVKDKGGVLVRTLQELPIEAMPDKLPHTITVDISVLADIGMSIKVGDLNISPDVKVLVDGKVIVATVKAKITEEQEAAMQAAGSVETIKVETEEKVAEREAAKAAAEAPAAGAAPAGEASGKK is encoded by the coding sequence ATGGAACTAAAAGCAGAAAAACGGGAAATATTTGGAAAGGCGGTTTCAACTCTTCGGGAGAAGGGTTTTATTCCGGCGGAGTTGTATGGCCGCGGTATCGGCAATATGCATTTGGCAATTCCCGCGAAGGATTTCAAAAAGGTGTATAAAGCGGCGGGAGAGAACACCATTGTGACCGTGGTTATCGGCGAAGAAAAGCGCCCGGCGCTTATTTATGATGTGGTGGGCGATGCAATTTCGAGCGAACCGGTACACGTGGATTTGTATCAGGTGCGTATGGATGAAAAAATTCAGACAAAGGTGCCGCTTGTGTTTGTCGGTGAGGCGCTGGGAGTCAAGGACAAAGGAGGCGTGTTGGTGCGTACATTGCAGGAGCTTCCGATTGAAGCAATGCCGGATAAACTTCCGCATACCATCACCGTTGATATTTCTGTGCTTGCCGATATCGGTATGAGTATTAAGGTGGGCGATTTGAATATTTCGCCGGACGTGAAAGTACTTGTGGACGGCAAAGTGATTGTTGCGACTGTGAAAGCAAAGATTACGGAAGAACAGGAAGCGGCGATGCAGGCGGCCGGAAGCGTTGAAACAATTAAGGTTGAAACCGAGGAGAAGGTTGCGGAGCGCGAGGCGGCGAAAGCTGCAGCTGAAGCGCCCGCGGCAGGTGCAGCGCCGGCAGGGGAAGCGTCCGGAAAGAAGTAG